A genomic segment from Streptosporangium roseum DSM 43021 encodes:
- the ychF gene encoding redox-regulated ATPase YchF has product MSLSIGIVGLPNVGKSTLFNALTKTANALAANYPFATIEPNVGIVGVPDPRLEKLAEIFGSAKILPAKVEFVDIAGLVRGASEGQGRGNQFLANIRETDAICQVIRVFNDPDVTHVDGGVAPERDIETINTELILADLQTLEKAIPRLQKESRTNKDRRSTLEAAEAAVKLLDGGTTLYAGAKGAGIDVADLRELHLLTAKPFLYAFNLDADELTDEDLRARLAAIVAPAEAVFLDAKIESELVELPDDEALELLQSVGQEESGLSQLARVGFETLGLQTYLTAGPKETRAWTIRKNATAPEAAGVIHTDFQRGFIKAEIVSFDELVEVGSIAAARQAGKARIEGKDYVMRDGDVVEFRFNV; this is encoded by the coding sequence GTGAGCCTGAGCATCGGCATCGTCGGATTGCCCAACGTCGGCAAGTCAACGCTTTTCAACGCGCTGACGAAGACCGCCAACGCCCTGGCGGCGAACTATCCGTTCGCCACCATCGAGCCCAACGTGGGCATCGTCGGCGTTCCCGACCCGCGTCTGGAGAAGCTGGCCGAGATCTTCGGTTCCGCGAAGATCCTGCCCGCGAAGGTCGAGTTCGTCGACATCGCCGGACTGGTCCGCGGCGCCTCGGAGGGGCAGGGGCGGGGTAACCAGTTCCTCGCCAACATCCGCGAGACCGACGCCATCTGCCAGGTCATCCGGGTCTTCAACGACCCCGACGTGACCCACGTGGACGGCGGAGTCGCCCCCGAGCGCGACATCGAGACGATCAACACCGAGCTGATCCTCGCCGACCTGCAGACCCTGGAGAAGGCGATCCCCCGCCTCCAGAAGGAGTCCAGGACCAACAAGGACCGCAGGTCCACGCTGGAGGCGGCCGAGGCCGCGGTCAAGCTCCTCGACGGCGGCACCACCCTGTACGCCGGAGCGAAGGGGGCCGGGATCGATGTGGCCGACCTCCGCGAGCTGCACCTGCTGACCGCCAAGCCGTTCCTCTACGCGTTCAACCTCGACGCCGACGAGCTGACGGACGAGGACCTGCGGGCCCGGCTGGCGGCGATCGTCGCGCCCGCCGAGGCCGTCTTCCTGGACGCCAAGATCGAGTCCGAGCTCGTCGAGCTCCCCGACGACGAGGCCCTGGAGCTGCTGCAGTCCGTCGGCCAGGAGGAGTCCGGCCTGTCGCAGCTCGCCCGGGTCGGGTTCGAGACCCTCGGCCTGCAGACCTACCTGACCGCCGGCCCCAAGGAGACCCGGGCCTGGACGATCCGCAAGAACGCCACGGCTCCCGAGGCGGCCGGGGTCATCCACACCGACTTCCAGCGCGGTTTCATCAAGGCGGAGATCGTCTCCTTCGACGAGCTGGTGGAGGTGGGCTCCATCGCCGCCGCCCGCCAGGCGGGCAAGGCCCGGATCGAGGGCAAGGACTACGTGATGCGCGACGGCGACGTCGTGGAGTTCCGCTTCAACGTCTGA
- a CDS encoding ATP-binding protein, with protein sequence MSRASRARNRLAVRYFDDRILLTDSAVWAYFRLPTVSYEFITPEEREALATNITIALAAIRMPDAEVHLRVAHRTYPAAEWAMALNATSDEGPGWRDYLEEMYRHVWAKDFWSKEVYLGVRLGLRGRQLGTGVLSQLFGFYQRSEKVLGLEDDHVPKAEIAKWSEQAERLGRALSASALYARHATSTEIAWLFQHAATGSLGDPPPSASPKRRWGQGEIESLVEGQIHNGRSLLRIEQPQGDSYVAYLSFARFPDLMPFPDGEPWMHFADQLPFPVEISSRMRLISPVKASKDVARKLAHARDMDIHIREAGAEAPLALAEQIDAARMLEHGITKERLPFVYGWHRLIVSAPTEEICVQRVEAVVEHYRDMGIDIVNSTGDQFSLFCEALPGERVRVNAYAQRQPLRTIAGGMATATVDLGDRADEGNAGWMGPYVGETLGRARSIVHFDPLVAATRNRPTAIAITGEPGGGKTTLALLMIYQMALRGVTVAVIDPKGDADSLVQLLQRRGRKARVIPLGSAAPGLLDPFSFGDDIAAKKTMASETLRLLLPRMSEERESAMIQAVAAVSNGEDPSLGKVVDFLEQTEDAASKNLGAVLRSMSEMHLARLCFDPSGGDQIDTEGWTTVFTLGGLTLPDASTGRDDYSYEQRLSVALLYLVAQFARGLMNGLDRRTPKAIFLDEAWAITSTPEGAKLVPEVSRMGRSRNTALVLVSQNAGDLLNEQVTNCLSSVFAFRSTERVEVEHVMALLGVEPSEEHKAILRSLGNGECVFRDLDGRAGRIGVDLISDELVRWLDTNPTHDKPGENVHDLSGGDRVSRPGAAALEVGS encoded by the coding sequence GTGAGCCGCGCCTCGCGGGCACGCAACCGGCTCGCCGTCCGATACTTCGACGACCGGATCCTGCTGACCGACTCGGCGGTCTGGGCCTACTTCCGGCTGCCGACCGTGAGCTACGAGTTCATCACCCCCGAGGAGCGGGAGGCGCTGGCCACCAACATCACGATCGCGCTGGCGGCGATCCGGATGCCGGACGCCGAGGTGCACCTGCGGGTGGCGCACCGCACCTACCCCGCGGCCGAGTGGGCGATGGCGCTGAACGCCACCTCCGACGAGGGCCCCGGCTGGCGCGACTACCTGGAGGAGATGTACCGGCACGTCTGGGCGAAGGACTTCTGGAGCAAGGAGGTCTACCTCGGCGTACGGCTCGGCCTGCGCGGCAGGCAGCTCGGCACCGGCGTCCTGTCCCAGCTCTTCGGCTTCTACCAGCGCAGCGAGAAGGTCCTGGGCCTCGAGGACGACCACGTCCCCAAGGCGGAGATCGCCAAGTGGTCCGAGCAGGCGGAGCGGCTGGGCCGGGCCCTGTCCGCGAGCGCCCTGTACGCCCGGCACGCCACCTCCACCGAGATCGCCTGGCTCTTCCAGCACGCCGCGACAGGCTCCCTCGGCGACCCGCCGCCCTCGGCCAGCCCCAAGCGGCGGTGGGGACAGGGCGAGATCGAGTCCCTCGTCGAGGGGCAGATCCACAACGGCAGGTCGCTGCTCCGGATCGAGCAGCCGCAGGGCGACTCCTACGTCGCGTACCTGTCCTTCGCCCGGTTCCCGGATCTGATGCCCTTCCCCGACGGCGAGCCGTGGATGCACTTCGCCGACCAGCTCCCCTTCCCGGTGGAGATCAGTTCGAGGATGCGGCTGATCTCGCCGGTCAAGGCCAGCAAGGACGTGGCGCGCAAGCTCGCCCACGCCCGTGACATGGACATCCACATCCGGGAGGCGGGCGCCGAGGCGCCGCTGGCGCTGGCCGAGCAGATCGACGCGGCCCGGATGCTGGAACACGGCATCACCAAGGAGCGCCTGCCGTTCGTGTACGGCTGGCACCGGCTGATCGTCTCCGCCCCGACCGAGGAGATCTGCGTGCAGCGGGTCGAGGCGGTCGTGGAGCACTACCGCGACATGGGCATCGACATCGTCAACTCCACCGGCGACCAGTTCTCCCTGTTCTGCGAGGCGCTGCCGGGCGAGCGGGTCCGGGTCAACGCCTACGCCCAGCGGCAGCCGCTGCGCACCATCGCGGGCGGCATGGCGACCGCCACGGTGGACCTGGGTGACCGGGCGGACGAGGGCAACGCCGGCTGGATGGGACCGTACGTCGGGGAGACCCTGGGCCGGGCCCGGAGCATCGTGCACTTCGACCCGCTGGTGGCGGCCACGCGCAACCGGCCGACGGCCATCGCGATCACCGGTGAGCCGGGCGGCGGCAAGACCACCCTGGCACTGCTGATGATCTACCAGATGGCGCTGCGCGGCGTGACGGTCGCGGTCATCGACCCCAAGGGCGACGCCGACTCCCTGGTCCAGCTGCTGCAGCGGCGGGGCAGGAAGGCGCGGGTCATCCCGCTCGGCTCGGCCGCGCCGGGGCTGCTCGACCCGTTCTCGTTCGGCGACGACATCGCGGCCAAGAAGACGATGGCCAGCGAGACCCTCCGGCTGCTGCTGCCGCGCATGTCGGAGGAGCGCGAGTCGGCGATGATCCAGGCGGTCGCGGCGGTCTCCAACGGCGAGGACCCCTCGCTGGGCAAGGTCGTCGACTTCCTGGAGCAGACCGAGGACGCCGCCTCCAAGAACCTGGGCGCCGTGCTCCGCTCGATGTCGGAGATGCACCTCGCCCGGCTCTGCTTCGACCCCTCCGGCGGCGACCAGATCGACACCGAGGGGTGGACCACGGTCTTCACCCTCGGCGGCCTGACCCTTCCGGACGCCTCCACCGGGCGCGACGACTACTCCTACGAGCAGCGGCTGTCGGTGGCCCTGCTCTACCTGGTCGCCCAGTTCGCCCGGGGGCTGATGAACGGCCTGGACCGGCGGACCCCCAAGGCGATCTTCCTGGACGAGGCCTGGGCGATCACCTCCACGCCGGAGGGCGCCAAGCTGGTGCCCGAGGTCAGCCGGATGGGCCGCTCCCGCAACACGGCCCTGGTGCTGGTCTCGCAGAACGCCGGCGACCTGCTGAACGAGCAGGTGACGAACTGCCTGTCGTCGGTGTTCGCCTTCCGGTCCACCGAGCGGGTCGAGGTGGAGCACGTGATGGCGCTGCTCGGGGTGGAACCCTCGGAGGAGCACAAGGCGATCCTGCGCTCGCTGGGCAACGGCGAGTGCGTCTTCCGGGATCTGGACGGTCGTGCGGGCCGTATCGGGGTGGACCTCATCTCCGACGAGCTGGTGCGCTGGCTCGATACGAATCCGACCCACGACAAACCAGGCGAGAACGTGCATGATCTTTCCGGGGGCGACAGAGTCAGTAGGCCGGGGGCCGCGGCGCTGGAGGTAGGGTCATGA
- a CDS encoding conjugal transfer protein, whose amino-acid sequence MDSEFPVSRATSFASQFAAVYLNFEAVRSQERAARLAPYLPDGAPPQFGWDGLGRMAAGAVQPYGTEIVDRANAVVTLAFQSGSRRQLLSVPVFHDGETDRFVVSGRPGILPAPTPANLPAVPAGESDEAAETELRTPLADFFKAYAASDNASLQRYAAAGVTLEGFGGAFTFVELKNLDVPLVGGATREVTATVVWGVPSGASPTADPTPSDPGDMSGKLEQAYLLTVVKQGDKWFVKDIRGAKRSVG is encoded by the coding sequence GTGGACAGCGAATTCCCGGTCAGCCGGGCGACCTCTTTCGCCAGCCAGTTCGCCGCCGTCTATCTGAATTTCGAGGCCGTCCGTTCCCAGGAAAGGGCGGCGCGGCTCGCGCCCTATCTGCCCGACGGCGCCCCGCCACAGTTCGGCTGGGACGGGCTCGGCCGAATGGCCGCCGGAGCGGTGCAGCCGTACGGCACGGAGATCGTCGACAGGGCGAACGCCGTCGTGACCCTGGCGTTCCAGTCGGGCAGCCGCCGCCAGCTCCTGTCCGTGCCGGTCTTCCACGACGGCGAGACCGACAGGTTCGTGGTCTCCGGGCGACCGGGGATCCTCCCCGCGCCGACGCCGGCGAACCTGCCCGCGGTGCCCGCCGGGGAGAGCGACGAGGCCGCTGAGACCGAGCTCCGCACCCCGCTGGCCGACTTCTTCAAGGCCTACGCCGCGAGCGACAACGCCTCCCTGCAGCGCTACGCCGCCGCCGGGGTCACCCTGGAGGGGTTCGGCGGCGCGTTCACCTTCGTGGAGCTCAAGAACCTCGACGTCCCCCTCGTCGGCGGCGCCACCCGCGAGGTCACCGCCACGGTCGTGTGGGGCGTGCCCTCGGGCGCGTCGCCCACCGCCGACCCCACTCCCTCCGATCCCGGGGACATGAGCGGGAAGCTGGAGCAGGCCTACCTGCTCACCGTGGTCAAACAGGGTGACAAGTGGTTCGTCAAGGACATCCGAGGCGCGAAACGGTCTGTGGGGTAA
- a CDS encoding TcpE family conjugal transfer membrane protein, whose product MDLPTYTNIWRIEKRLYKLYDLRLPMPLPIVWIGVFVGVVVPWSLLLYLLGLPFDAPWHVVYLVPPGIVTWLSTRPVIESKRLTELLQSQARYVGEPRTWCRMAPAAEPSEVSLTGRVWQAAPQRAAPVRVKASRKARHAQSKRAAASSREVRPAVAAAAAAAAAAPVTRERTAWGTAVAPRRGTAPALGQAVSAEDPGAVTSTARATPASRTRATPASETRETPASQTHAPPASAVRATSASAVPVERVSLAPPPAASSALVKAPADPSPTPTAPPAPAAGQAPAGPAAPPEQAPAAPIGTEALRRLRRLAASAEAERAVPAQADQGRAPASAASSSPAQSEVPVERAMSSESAESPESGASAAERAASAESGASAEREASAESGVPAAEREGSAERLVTGEPSAPAGERRDSAGRSAAAEREGSAERLVSGEPSAPATERRESAGRSAAAERFAAGEPSVPAAGRRESAGRPEAVSGPVVPLPQRPAPVERRPAAVERPAAVSGPVVPLPQRPAPVERRPAAVERPAAVSGPVVPLPQRPAAVERSSAAAGSGEPAESGGSVEQSPAGSRFVGPAPSRRRAAEPEVKADEADESLWARHRKGQPAQAGQFAETQRAWPQDRPAGVSIRAVPTGAEAKADPVVPAVPVPRPGQGEARVRRVESVVGRDSSGGWRRLAQVVIGPGGAGRTDGSEIDEARARTVFAGSRRVVVLGCTGGAGQTTTALMLGHTLARYREDRVLAVDANIGIHALSSRIQGESPETLSSLLAGLDNVHGYLGMRAYTSRCASGLEVIAGDSDSGAEQRLTDRTLFSDRRLSQTMDMLDRHYKLIVMDPAAALAARVLPYADQLVLVVPASEDGPDAVAMTYEWLDGHGCADLRRRAIMVVNGVSRRSMGDVEQAEAVARGRCRAIVRVPWEDELAPGRSERVEPSHLRAPGRRAYLALAGVVAAGFGAAQTVRPSEEELAQ is encoded by the coding sequence GTGGACCTGCCCACGTATACCAATATCTGGCGGATTGAGAAGCGGCTCTACAAGCTGTACGACCTACGGCTGCCGATGCCGCTTCCGATTGTCTGGATCGGTGTGTTCGTGGGTGTGGTGGTGCCCTGGTCACTGCTGCTCTACCTGCTAGGCCTGCCTTTCGACGCGCCCTGGCACGTGGTGTACCTGGTGCCGCCGGGGATCGTCACCTGGCTCTCCACCCGGCCGGTGATCGAGAGCAAGAGGCTCACCGAGCTGCTCCAGTCACAGGCCCGCTACGTGGGTGAGCCGCGCACCTGGTGCCGGATGGCCCCCGCCGCCGAGCCTTCGGAGGTCAGCCTGACCGGCCGGGTCTGGCAGGCCGCGCCCCAGCGGGCGGCGCCGGTCCGGGTCAAGGCCTCCCGCAAGGCCCGGCACGCCCAGTCGAAGCGCGCGGCCGCCTCCTCCCGCGAGGTCCGCCCCGCGGTGGCCGCCGCCGCGGCGGCCGCGGCAGCCGCTCCGGTCACCCGCGAACGCACCGCCTGGGGTACGGCCGTGGCACCTCGCCGGGGCACCGCCCCGGCTCTCGGGCAGGCGGTGTCCGCCGAGGATCCCGGAGCCGTCACATCCACCGCGCGCGCGACCCCCGCTTCCCGGACGCGTGCGACCCCCGCCTCCGAGACGCGTGAGACCCCCGCCTCCCAGACGCACGCGCCCCCCGCCTCCGCGGTGCGCGCGACCTCCGCCTCCGCGGTGCCGGTCGAGCGGGTCTCCCTCGCCCCGCCCCCCGCGGCCTCCTCCGCGCTGGTCAAGGCGCCGGCCGACCCCTCTCCGACCCCTACGGCTCCTCCGGCCCCTGCCGCCGGGCAGGCTCCCGCCGGCCCGGCCGCCCCGCCCGAGCAGGCCCCGGCCGCTCCGATCGGCACCGAGGCGTTGCGGCGGCTGCGCAGGCTCGCCGCCTCGGCCGAGGCCGAGCGTGCCGTTCCGGCCCAGGCCGACCAGGGCAGGGCCCCGGCGAGCGCGGCGTCCTCGTCTCCGGCTCAGTCCGAGGTGCCCGTGGAACGTGCGATGTCCTCCGAATCCGCGGAGTCTCCTGAATCCGGGGCGTCTGCTGCCGAGCGTGCGGCGTCCGCCGAATCCGGGGCGTCTGCCGAACGCGAGGCGTCCGCCGAGTCCGGGGTGCCCGCTGCCGAGCGCGAGGGGTCCGCCGAGCGGCTCGTGACTGGTGAGCCTTCCGCGCCCGCCGGTGAGCGTCGTGACTCCGCCGGGCGGTCCGCGGCGGCTGAGCGCGAGGGGTCCGCCGAGCGGCTCGTATCCGGTGAGCCTTCCGCGCCTGCTACTGAGCGTCGTGAGTCCGCCGGGCGGTCCGCGGCGGCTGAGCGGTTCGCGGCCGGTGAGCCTTCCGTGCCCGCTGCCGGGCGTCGCGAGTCGGCGGGGCGGCCTGAGGCCGTCTCCGGGCCGGTGGTGCCGCTTCCGCAGCGTCCCGCGCCCGTCGAGCGCCGTCCCGCGGCCGTCGAGCGGCCCGCTGCCGTCTCCGGGCCGGTGGTGCCGCTTCCGCAGCGTCCCGCGCCCGTCGAGCGCCGTCCCGCGGCCGTCGAGCGGCCCGCTGCCGTCTCCGGGCCGGTGGTGCCGCTTCCGCAGCGTCCCGCGGCCGTCGAGCGGTCCTCGGCCGCCGCCGGATCCGGCGAGCCCGCCGAATCCGGCGGATCAGTCGAGCAGTCCCCCGCCGGATCCCGGTTCGTCGGGCCCGCTCCGTCCCGGCGGCGTGCCGCCGAGCCGGAGGTGAAGGCGGACGAGGCGGACGAGAGCCTGTGGGCCCGGCACCGCAAGGGGCAGCCGGCGCAGGCGGGGCAGTTCGCCGAGACGCAGAGGGCGTGGCCGCAGGATCGGCCCGCGGGTGTCTCGATCCGGGCGGTCCCCACGGGGGCGGAGGCCAAGGCCGACCCGGTGGTGCCCGCGGTGCCGGTGCCCAGGCCCGGCCAGGGCGAGGCCCGGGTGCGCCGGGTGGAGTCGGTCGTCGGCCGTGACTCCTCGGGGGGCTGGCGGCGGCTGGCCCAGGTGGTCATCGGGCCGGGCGGCGCGGGCCGTACGGACGGGTCGGAGATCGACGAGGCGCGGGCCAGGACGGTGTTCGCCGGCAGCCGCCGGGTGGTGGTGCTGGGCTGCACCGGCGGCGCCGGGCAGACCACGACGGCGCTCATGCTCGGTCACACCCTCGCCCGGTATCGCGAGGACCGGGTGCTCGCGGTCGACGCCAACATCGGCATCCACGCGCTGTCCAGCCGTATCCAGGGCGAATCGCCCGAGACGCTGAGCTCCCTGCTGGCCGGGCTGGACAACGTCCACGGCTACCTGGGCATGCGCGCCTACACCAGCCGCTGCGCCTCCGGCCTCGAAGTCATCGCCGGTGACAGCGACTCCGGCGCCGAGCAGCGGCTCACCGACCGCACGCTCTTCTCCGACCGGCGGCTCAGCCAGACCATGGACATGCTGGACCGCCACTACAAGCTGATCGTCATGGACCCGGCGGCGGCACTAGCCGCCCGGGTGCTTCCCTACGCCGACCAGCTCGTCCTGGTCGTCCCGGCCAGTGAGGACGGGCCGGACGCGGTGGCCATGACCTACGAGTGGCTTGACGGGCACGGCTGCGCGGACCTCCGTCGTCGCGCGATCATGGTCGTCAACGGCGTGAGCCGCCGGAGCATGGGCGACGTGGAGCAGGCCGAGGCGGTCGCGCGGGGCCGGTGCCGGGCGATCGTGCGGGTGCCCTGGGAGGACGAGCTGGCGCCCGGCAGGTCGGAGCGGGTGGAGCCGTCCCATCTGCGGGCGCCGGGCCGCCGGGCGTATCTCGCGCTGGCCGGCGTCGTGGCGGCGGGTTTCGGAGCGGCGCAGACGGTTCGACCCAGCGAGGAGGAATTGGCCCAGTGA
- a CDS encoding type IV secretion system protein: MKVSRKGLKSSRKGRLGKRIAIALVALTAFLALPLLSPAGAPTAVAAAPCDLSPDLAPEVVGSGVDGLLKPPSPAAPTPGAPAPAPAPATQGNYATYGMSGQFWHTHQLGCDDVAAVMGNTMANTIFSWAKALDRLTITTYQAAATEGPLESIKDVVDDIVISLSNAMYWPFLRPIVILGAIWLAWYGLIRKRATTTAEGVIWMVLAVTVAVWFFSRPGDFTGMGKLVTDKTSEVVNSAFSGLPGAGGTSCIPAKGDTNPEVKSGGYGQTGVPGVEQNAEALWSTLVCKPWLMGEFGTADPAAPAVTAYASKLLSVQALDEAEQRATQTPNTSAHQAQYEAEIADKLENTPIFFLFQGKDWTNRLGIAIGALMAAMVAGLLIFLVAVSLLVLKVGFLLLLILAPVFLLIGVHPGSGRIIAMRWVEMLVGTLLRQAVLTLVLGVLVYGYALIISTAMPWGMQVMFMALLTIAVFFYRRPFQHLFASMDGHTIATRVLGDAVTAPTLQRAAGVLPPVAAARMGRWGMRKAEPVMQAAALAGGASVATAAAAVAQGKVRGEEGAPGGNTPSGARVPAGAQPTPLDTDAQAGGRRKGTGRPVTAARAGAAPPLNLSGGGTAGGTVPTRSGGAGRGGAGGWFSGRSGGWAPQGGSSPAGGSSPAPSSGGRSSAPSSGGGPASPSGGGRSGGSVFGSGGGSRRWDSGSRGSGSGSRSGSGSGSGSRGGGGGSRGSSGSGGSRSSSGSGGGIFGGSRGSSGSGGSLFGGSSGGSRNNGGGRPDRSSEAPPLWLPSRSERGRQADEAAPFWLRASNPDKD; the protein is encoded by the coding sequence ATGAAGGTTTCCCGCAAGGGGCTGAAGAGTTCCCGCAAGGGACGACTGGGCAAGCGGATCGCCATCGCGCTGGTGGCGCTGACCGCGTTCCTCGCACTCCCGCTGCTGTCGCCGGCGGGCGCACCCACCGCCGTCGCCGCCGCCCCCTGCGACCTCTCGCCGGACCTGGCTCCCGAGGTCGTCGGTTCAGGCGTGGACGGCCTGCTCAAGCCGCCGTCCCCGGCCGCGCCCACGCCGGGCGCGCCGGCGCCCGCCCCGGCTCCTGCCACGCAGGGCAACTACGCCACCTACGGCATGAGCGGCCAGTTCTGGCACACCCACCAGCTCGGCTGCGACGACGTCGCGGCCGTGATGGGCAACACGATGGCCAACACGATCTTCTCGTGGGCCAAGGCGCTGGACCGGCTGACCATCACCACCTATCAGGCGGCGGCCACCGAGGGCCCGCTGGAGTCGATCAAGGATGTCGTCGACGACATCGTGATCAGCCTCTCCAACGCGATGTACTGGCCGTTCCTGCGGCCGATCGTGATCCTCGGGGCCATCTGGCTGGCCTGGTACGGCCTGATCCGCAAGCGGGCGACCACGACGGCCGAGGGCGTCATCTGGATGGTCCTCGCGGTCACCGTCGCGGTCTGGTTCTTCAGCCGCCCCGGCGACTTCACCGGCATGGGCAAGCTGGTCACCGACAAGACCAGCGAGGTCGTCAACTCCGCCTTCTCCGGGCTGCCCGGCGCGGGCGGAACCTCCTGCATTCCAGCCAAGGGTGACACCAATCCCGAGGTCAAGTCCGGTGGTTACGGTCAGACCGGCGTCCCGGGGGTCGAACAGAACGCCGAGGCGCTCTGGTCCACCCTGGTCTGCAAGCCGTGGCTGATGGGCGAGTTCGGCACCGCCGACCCCGCGGCGCCGGCGGTGACGGCATACGCCTCCAAGCTGCTGAGCGTCCAGGCACTCGACGAGGCCGAGCAACGGGCCACGCAGACCCCGAACACCAGCGCCCACCAGGCACAATATGAGGCCGAGATCGCCGACAAGCTGGAGAACACGCCGATCTTCTTCCTCTTCCAGGGAAAGGATTGGACAAACCGGCTGGGCATCGCGATCGGCGCGCTGATGGCCGCGATGGTCGCGGGACTGCTGATCTTCCTGGTGGCCGTCTCCCTGCTGGTGCTCAAGGTCGGCTTCCTGCTGTTGCTGATCCTCGCGCCGGTCTTCCTGCTGATCGGCGTGCATCCGGGGTCCGGCCGGATCATCGCGATGCGCTGGGTGGAGATGCTGGTCGGCACCCTGCTCAGACAGGCGGTGCTGACACTGGTCCTGGGCGTCCTGGTGTACGGCTACGCCCTGATCATCTCCACGGCGATGCCGTGGGGCATGCAGGTCATGTTCATGGCTCTGCTGACGATCGCGGTCTTCTTCTACCGGCGTCCGTTCCAGCACCTGTTCGCCTCCATGGACGGGCACACGATCGCCACCCGCGTGCTGGGCGACGCGGTCACCGCGCCGACCCTGCAGCGCGCGGCGGGCGTGCTGCCACCGGTCGCGGCGGCCCGGATGGGCCGCTGGGGCATGCGCAAGGCGGAACCCGTGATGCAGGCGGCCGCGCTCGCCGGCGGCGCCTCCGTCGCGACGGCGGCCGCCGCGGTCGCCCAGGGCAAGGTCCGCGGGGAGGAGGGCGCCCCCGGCGGGAACACCCCCTCGGGCGCCCGGGTCCCGGCCGGCGCGCAGCCCACGCCACTCGACACCGACGCCCAGGCGGGCGGCCGGCGCAAGGGCACCGGCCGGCCGGTAACCGCGGCGCGCGCCGGCGCGGCGCCGCCGCTCAACCTCTCCGGAGGCGGTACGGCGGGCGGCACCGTCCCGACCCGTTCGGGCGGTGCCGGCCGCGGCGGCGCGGGCGGCTGGTTCAGCGGCCGCTCCGGCGGCTGGGCCCCGCAGGGAGGCTCGTCTCCGGCGGGCGGATCCTCTCCGGCGCCCTCGTCCGGCGGCAGGTCCTCCGCCCCCTCCTCCGGTGGGGGGCCGGCGTCCCCGTCGGGGGGCGGCCGGTCGGGCGGGAGCGTCTTCGGCTCCGGCGGCGGTTCCCGGCGCTGGGACTCCGGCTCCCGAGGCTCGGGCTCCGGCTCGCGGAGCGGTTCCGGGTCCGGGTCGGGCTCGCGTGGCGGGGGCGGCGGTTCCCGCGGCTCTTCGGGATCCGGCGGTTCCCGGAGCTCCTCCGGCTCCGGCGGCGGCATCTTCGGGGGCTCCCGTGGCTCTTCGGGGTCGGGCGGCAGCCTGTTCGGCGGATCCTCCGGCGGATCGAGGAACAACGGCGGCGGGCGCCCGGACAGGTCGTCCGAGGCACCCCCGCTCTGGCTGCCCAGCCGGTCCGAGCGGGGCAGGCAGGCGGATGAGGCCGCGCCCTTCTGGCTCCGCGCGTCCAACCCCGACAAGGACTGA
- a CDS encoding NlpC/P60 family protein — MTGNRKLHLALILGVAGLCLLALVMAPMLMVSTFPSFTGGGMPDCEDMARTVSAQSETAASDIPAEYLKLYHEHGEKIGVQWNVLAGVGKRETDHGRSTLPGVRSGTNYAGAAGPMQFLISTWGGKAKIKIPSRFNGYASDGDDDGWADVYNPADAILGAAKMLKRNGAPEDVRRSLFVYNRAWWYVDQVMEIAGKYAEDGAVSVPPEAEAACDEPLVEAAPSGTVAGILEYALAQRGKPYLWGGTGPDAFDCSGIIYMAYRSVGLSIPRTTFGQWPFGVKIAPGDEQAGDLVFFNSGPGTGADNPGHVGMVVSPGKMVEARCRLCGPIKVTTYRDRTGIVGFTRPLRNPDVLAQLKLREQG; from the coding sequence ATGACCGGCAACAGGAAGCTGCACCTCGCCCTGATCCTCGGCGTCGCGGGGCTCTGCCTGCTCGCACTGGTCATGGCGCCGATGCTGATGGTGAGCACGTTCCCGTCCTTCACCGGCGGCGGGATGCCCGACTGCGAGGACATGGCCAGGACCGTGAGCGCGCAGTCCGAGACCGCGGCGTCGGACATACCGGCGGAATACCTGAAGCTGTACCACGAGCACGGCGAGAAGATCGGCGTGCAGTGGAACGTGCTCGCCGGGGTGGGCAAGCGGGAGACCGACCACGGGCGCTCCACGCTCCCCGGGGTGCGCAGCGGCACCAACTACGCCGGGGCCGCGGGGCCGATGCAGTTCCTGATCAGCACCTGGGGCGGCAAGGCGAAGATCAAGATCCCGTCGCGGTTCAACGGCTACGCCTCCGACGGCGACGACGACGGCTGGGCCGACGTCTACAACCCGGCGGACGCGATCCTGGGCGCGGCGAAGATGCTCAAGCGCAACGGCGCGCCGGAGGACGTACGGCGGTCGCTGTTCGTCTACAACCGGGCCTGGTGGTACGTGGACCAGGTCATGGAGATCGCCGGGAAGTACGCCGAGGACGGCGCGGTCAGCGTCCCTCCGGAGGCGGAGGCGGCCTGCGACGAGCCCCTGGTGGAGGCGGCGCCGAGCGGCACGGTGGCCGGGATCCTGGAGTACGCGCTGGCCCAGCGCGGCAAGCCGTACCTGTGGGGCGGCACCGGGCCGGACGCCTTCGACTGTTCCGGGATCATCTACATGGCCTACCGGAGCGTGGGCCTGAGCATCCCGCGCACGACCTTCGGCCAGTGGCCCTTCGGCGTGAAGATCGCGCCGGGTGACGAGCAGGCAGGGGATCTGGTCTTCTTCAACTCGGGGCCGGGCACCGGGGCCGACAATCCCGGGCACGTGGGCATGGTGGTCTCACCGGGCAAGATGGTCGAGGCGAGGTGCCGCCTGTGCGGGCCGATCAAGGTCACCACCTACCGCGACCGGACCGGCATCGTGGGG